From a single Tursiops truncatus isolate mTurTru1 chromosome 20, mTurTru1.mat.Y, whole genome shotgun sequence genomic region:
- the MRPL27 gene encoding large ribosomal subunit protein bL27m isoform X2, producing MALAVLSQRTRTAVTALLSPPQATALAVRYASKKTGGSSKNLGGKSPGKRFGIKKMEGHYVHAGNILATQRHFRWHPGAHVGLGKKKYLYALEEGIVHYTKEVYVPSPSNSEAVDLVTRLPEGAVLYKTFVHVVPAKPEGTFKLVAML from the exons ATGGCGTTAGCTGTGCTGTCGCAGAGGACGCGGACAGCTG TTACCGCCCTGCTGAGCCCCCCTCAGGCTACAGCTCTTGCCGTCAGATATGCATCCAAAAAGACAGGCGGCAGCTCTAAGAACCTCGGTGGAAAGTCACCAGGCAAACGCTTTGGCATCAAGAAAATGGAGG GTCACTATGTTCATGCTGGCAACATCCTTGCGACTCAGCGCCACTTCCGCTGGCACCCAGGTGCCCAT gtggggctggggaagaagAAGTACCTGTATGCTCTGGAGGAGGGGATAGTCCACTACACTAAGGAGGTCTACGTGCCCAGTCCCAGCAACTCCGAGGCTGTGGATCTGGTCACCAGGCTGCCCGAGGGGGCTGTGCTCTACAAGACTTTTGTCCACGTGGTTCCTGCCAAGCCTGAGGGCACCTTCAAACTGGTAGCTATGCTTTGA
- the MRPL27 gene encoding large ribosomal subunit protein bL27m isoform X1 — protein MALAVLSQRTRTAGKRPPWRSPGEGWRRSGDLAGIWGLGVTALLSPPQATALAVRYASKKTGGSSKNLGGKSPGKRFGIKKMEGHYVHAGNILATQRHFRWHPGAHVGLGKKKYLYALEEGIVHYTKEVYVPSPSNSEAVDLVTRLPEGAVLYKTFVHVVPAKPEGTFKLVAML, from the exons ATGGCGTTAGCTGTGCTGTCGCAGAGGACGCGGACAGCTGGTAAACGGCCGCCGTGGCGGTCGCCGGGAGAGGGGTGGAGGCGGAGTGGAGACCTTGCAGGGATCTGGGGGCTTGGAG TTACCGCCCTGCTGAGCCCCCCTCAGGCTACAGCTCTTGCCGTCAGATATGCATCCAAAAAGACAGGCGGCAGCTCTAAGAACCTCGGTGGAAAGTCACCAGGCAAACGCTTTGGCATCAAGAAAATGGAGG GTCACTATGTTCATGCTGGCAACATCCTTGCGACTCAGCGCCACTTCCGCTGGCACCCAGGTGCCCAT gtggggctggggaagaagAAGTACCTGTATGCTCTGGAGGAGGGGATAGTCCACTACACTAAGGAGGTCTACGTGCCCAGTCCCAGCAACTCCGAGGCTGTGGATCTGGTCACCAGGCTGCCCGAGGGGGCTGTGCTCTACAAGACTTTTGTCCACGTGGTTCCTGCCAAGCCTGAGGGCACCTTCAAACTGGTAGCTATGCTTTGA
- the XYLT2 gene encoding xylosyltransferase 2 isoform X3, producing MVASVRVQKLVRRYKLAIATALAILLLQGLVVWSFSVLEDDEPGEKGRQKKPRPLDPGEGSKDTDSSAGRRGGVGRKHGRWRGRAESPGVPVAKVVRAVTSRHRTSRRIPPTPPPEAPGRQNLSGAAAGEALAGAAGFPHGDTGSVEGAPQPTDNSFTPKCEIVGKDALSALARASSKQCQQEIANVVCLHQAGSLMPKAVPRHCQRAGKMSPGIQWDDVRAQQPVDGPPVRIAYMLVVHGRAIRQLKRLLKAVYHEQHFFYIHVDKRSNYLHREVVELARQYDNVRVTPWRMVTIWGGASLLRMYLRSMQDLLEVPDWAWDFFINLSATDYPTRTNEELVAFLSKNRDKNFLKSHGRDNSRFIKKQGLDRLFHECDSHMWRLGERQIPAGIVVDGGSDWFVLTRSFVEYVVYTDDPLVAQLRQFYTYTLLPAESFFHTVLENSPACESLVDNNLRVTNWNRKLGCKCQYKHIVDWCGCSPNDFQPQDFLRLQQVSRPTFFARKFESTVNQEVLEILDFHLYGSYPPGTPALKAYWESTYDVADGPSGLSDVMLTAYTAFARLSLRHAATAASPLANPLCRFEPRGLPSSVHLYFYDDHFQGYLVTQTVQPSAQGPAETLEMWLMPQGSLKLLGRSDQASRLQSLEVGTEWDPKERLFRNFGGLLGPLDEPVAMQRWARGPNLTATVVWIDPTYVVATSYDIVVDAETEVTQYKPPLSRPLRPGAWTVRLLQFWEPLGETRFLVLPLTFNRKLPLRKDDASWLHAGPPHNEYMEQSFQGLSGILNLPQPEPAEEAARLHAELTGPALEAWTDGELGGFWSVAGLCAMGPSTCSSLELCRLTSWSSLFPDPKSELGPVKPDGRLR from the exons ATGGTGGCGAGCGTGCGGGTGCAGAAGCTTGTGCGGCGCTACAAGCTGGCGATTGCCACGGCGCTGGCCATTCTGCTGCTGCAGGGCCTGGTGGTGTGGAGCTTCAGCGTCCTGGAGGACGACGAGCCGGGCGAG aaaggaaggcagaagaAGCCACGGCCGCTAGACCCCGGTGAGGGCTCCAAGGACACAGACAGTTCAGCTGGGCGGCGGGGCGGCGTGGGCAGAAAGCATGGGCGCTGGCGGGGCCGTGCTGAGAGCCCCGGCGTGCCCGTGGCCAAGGTGGTACGGGCAGTAACCAGCCGGCACAGAACCAGCCGGCggatcccccccaccccgcccccggaGGCCCCAGGCCGCCAGAACCTGAGTGGGGCAGCAGCCGGGGAGGCGCTGGCTGGGGCGGCTGGCTTCCCACACGGAGACACAGGGAGTGTGGAGGGCGCCCCCCAGCCCACAGACAACAGCTTCACGCCCAAGTGTGAGATCGTGGGCAAGGATGCTCTATCTGCACTGGCCCGGGCCAGCTCCAAGCAGTGCCAGCAGGAGATCGCCAACGTGGTGTGCCTGCACCAGGCCGGGAGCCTCATGCCCAAGGCTGTGCCCCGGCACTGCCAGCGGGCTG GGAAGATGAGCCCCGGCATCCAGTGGGACGACGTTCGGGCCCAGCAGCCTGTGGATGGCCCCCCAGTACGAATCGCCTACATGCTGGTGGTCCACGGCCGCGCCATCCGCCAGCTGAAGCGTCTCCTCAAGGCTGTCTACCACGAGCAGCACTTCTTCTACATCCACGTGGACAAG CGCTCCAACTACCTGCACCGAGAGGTGGTAGAGCTGGCCCGGCAGTATGATAACGTGCGGGTGACGCCCTGGCGCATGGTCACCATCTGGGGTGGAGCCAGCCTGCTGAGGATGTACCTGCGGAGCATGCAGGACCTGCTGGAGGTGCCCGACTGGGCCTGGGACTTCTTCATCAACCTCAGTGCCACTGACTACCCGACCAG GACCAACGAGGAGCTGGTAGCTTTCCTGTCCAAGAACCGGGACAAGAATTTCCTCAAGTCGCATGGCCGGGACAACTCCAG GTTCATCAAGAAACAGGGCCTGGACCGGCTCTTCCACGAGTGCGACTCGCACATGTGGCGTCTGGGCGAGCGGCAGATCCCAGCGGGCATCGTGGTGGATGGCGGCTCTGACTGGTTCGTGCTAACGCGCAGCTTCGTGGAGTATGTGGTGTACACAGACGACCCACTTGTGGCCCAGCTACGTCAGTTCTACACGTACACGCTGCTCCCAGCCGAG TCCTTCTTCCACACGGTGCTGGAGAACAGCCCAGCCTGCGAGAGCCTCGTGGACAACAACCTGCGGGTCACCAACTGGAACCGCAAGCTGGGCTGCAAGTGTCAGTACAAGCACATCGTGGACTGGTGCGGCTGCTCCCCCAACGACTTCCAGCCGCAGGACTTCCTACGGCTGCAG CAAGTCTCCAGACCGACCTTCTTCGCCCGGAAGTTTGAGTCGACTGTGAACCAGGAGGTATTGGAAATCCTGGACTTCCACCTATATGGCAGCTACCCCCCCGGCACTCCAGCCCTCAAGGCCTACTGGGAGAGCACCTATGACGTGGCCGATGGCCCCAGTGGGCTCAGTGATGTCATGCTCACTGCTTACACCGCTTTCGCCCGCCTCAGCCTGCGCCACGCCGCCACCGCTGCGTCCCCACTGGCCAACCCACTCTGCAG GTTTGAGCCCAGGGGCTTGCCGTCCAGCGTGCACCTGTATTTCTATGACGACCATTTCCAGGGCTACTTGGTGACGCAGACGGTGCAGCCCTCAGCCCAGGGGCCGGCAGAGACGCTTGAGATGTGGCTGATGCCCCAGGGGTCGCTGAAGCTGTTGGGGCGCAGTGACCAGGCCAGCCGGCTCCAGAGTTTGGAG GTTGGCACCGAGTGGGACCCCAAAGAGCGTCTTTTCCGGAATTTTGGGGGGTTGCTGGGGCCGCTGGACGAGCCTGTGGCCATGCAGCGCTGGGCCCGAGGCCCCAACCTCACAGCCACTGTGGTGTGGATCGATCCCACCTACGTGGTGGCTACATCTTACGACATCGTGGTAGACGCGGAAACCGAGGTCACGCAGTACAAGCCCCCACTGAGCCGGCCCCTGCGGCCAGGGGCCTGGACTGTTCGACTGCTTCAGTTCTGGGAACCCCTGGGTGAGACCCGCTTCCTCGTGCTGCCCTTGACCTTCAACCGCAAACTACCTCTCAGGAAAG ATGATGCCAGCTGGCTGCACGCTGGGCCACCCCACAACGAGTATATGGAGCAGAGTTTCCAGGGACTCAGCGGCATCCTGAACCTGCCTCAGCCAGAGCCCGCAGAGGAGGCTGCCCGGCTGCATGCGGAGCTCACGGGCCCTGCGCTGGAGGCCTGGACAGATGGGGAACTAGGTGGCTTCTGGTCTGTGGCCGGACTGTGTGCCATGGGCCCCTCTACTTGTTCCTCCCTGGAGCTCTGCAGACTGACCAGCTGGAGCTCTCTGTTCCCCGACCCCAAATCAGAGCTGGGGCCTGTCAAACCAGATGGACGACTCAGGTAG
- the XYLT2 gene encoding xylosyltransferase 2 isoform X1: MGKRSLMTYRLCSPSSPWGLGPSAATSVGPCHFTILCPIPALLLKGRQKKPRPLDPGEGSKDTDSSAGRRGGVGRKHGRWRGRAESPGVPVAKVVRAVTSRHRTSRRIPPTPPPEAPGRQNLSGAAAGEALAGAAGFPHGDTGSVEGAPQPTDNSFTPKCEIVGKDALSALARASSKQCQQEIANVVCLHQAGSLMPKAVPRHCQRAGKMSPGIQWDDVRAQQPVDGPPVRIAYMLVVHGRAIRQLKRLLKAVYHEQHFFYIHVDKRSNYLHREVVELARQYDNVRVTPWRMVTIWGGASLLRMYLRSMQDLLEVPDWAWDFFINLSATDYPTRTNEELVAFLSKNRDKNFLKSHGRDNSRFIKKQGLDRLFHECDSHMWRLGERQIPAGIVVDGGSDWFVLTRSFVEYVVYTDDPLVAQLRQFYTYTLLPAESFFHTVLENSPACESLVDNNLRVTNWNRKLGCKCQYKHIVDWCGCSPNDFQPQDFLRLQQVSRPTFFARKFESTVNQEVLEILDFHLYGSYPPGTPALKAYWESTYDVADGPSGLSDVMLTAYTAFARLSLRHAATAASPLANPLCRFEPRGLPSSVHLYFYDDHFQGYLVTQTVQPSAQGPAETLEMWLMPQGSLKLLGRSDQASRLQSLEVGTEWDPKERLFRNFGGLLGPLDEPVAMQRWARGPNLTATVVWIDPTYVVATSYDIVVDAETEVTQYKPPLSRPLRPGAWTVRLLQFWEPLGETRFLVLPLTFNRKLPLRKDDASWLHAGPPHNEYMEQSFQGLSGILNLPQPEPAEEAARLHAELTGPALEAWTDGELGGFWSVAGLCAMGPSTCSSLELCRLTSWSSLFPDPKSELGPVKPDGRLR; the protein is encoded by the exons ATGGGGAAAAGATCCTTGATGACCTATAGGCTGTGTAGTCCAAGCAGCCCTTGGGGCTTGGGCCCTTCAGCAGCCACCTCAGTTGGACCATGCCACTTCACCATCCTGTGTCCTATTCCAGCACTGCTACTG aaaggaaggcagaagaAGCCACGGCCGCTAGACCCCGGTGAGGGCTCCAAGGACACAGACAGTTCAGCTGGGCGGCGGGGCGGCGTGGGCAGAAAGCATGGGCGCTGGCGGGGCCGTGCTGAGAGCCCCGGCGTGCCCGTGGCCAAGGTGGTACGGGCAGTAACCAGCCGGCACAGAACCAGCCGGCggatcccccccaccccgcccccggaGGCCCCAGGCCGCCAGAACCTGAGTGGGGCAGCAGCCGGGGAGGCGCTGGCTGGGGCGGCTGGCTTCCCACACGGAGACACAGGGAGTGTGGAGGGCGCCCCCCAGCCCACAGACAACAGCTTCACGCCCAAGTGTGAGATCGTGGGCAAGGATGCTCTATCTGCACTGGCCCGGGCCAGCTCCAAGCAGTGCCAGCAGGAGATCGCCAACGTGGTGTGCCTGCACCAGGCCGGGAGCCTCATGCCCAAGGCTGTGCCCCGGCACTGCCAGCGGGCTG GGAAGATGAGCCCCGGCATCCAGTGGGACGACGTTCGGGCCCAGCAGCCTGTGGATGGCCCCCCAGTACGAATCGCCTACATGCTGGTGGTCCACGGCCGCGCCATCCGCCAGCTGAAGCGTCTCCTCAAGGCTGTCTACCACGAGCAGCACTTCTTCTACATCCACGTGGACAAG CGCTCCAACTACCTGCACCGAGAGGTGGTAGAGCTGGCCCGGCAGTATGATAACGTGCGGGTGACGCCCTGGCGCATGGTCACCATCTGGGGTGGAGCCAGCCTGCTGAGGATGTACCTGCGGAGCATGCAGGACCTGCTGGAGGTGCCCGACTGGGCCTGGGACTTCTTCATCAACCTCAGTGCCACTGACTACCCGACCAG GACCAACGAGGAGCTGGTAGCTTTCCTGTCCAAGAACCGGGACAAGAATTTCCTCAAGTCGCATGGCCGGGACAACTCCAG GTTCATCAAGAAACAGGGCCTGGACCGGCTCTTCCACGAGTGCGACTCGCACATGTGGCGTCTGGGCGAGCGGCAGATCCCAGCGGGCATCGTGGTGGATGGCGGCTCTGACTGGTTCGTGCTAACGCGCAGCTTCGTGGAGTATGTGGTGTACACAGACGACCCACTTGTGGCCCAGCTACGTCAGTTCTACACGTACACGCTGCTCCCAGCCGAG TCCTTCTTCCACACGGTGCTGGAGAACAGCCCAGCCTGCGAGAGCCTCGTGGACAACAACCTGCGGGTCACCAACTGGAACCGCAAGCTGGGCTGCAAGTGTCAGTACAAGCACATCGTGGACTGGTGCGGCTGCTCCCCCAACGACTTCCAGCCGCAGGACTTCCTACGGCTGCAG CAAGTCTCCAGACCGACCTTCTTCGCCCGGAAGTTTGAGTCGACTGTGAACCAGGAGGTATTGGAAATCCTGGACTTCCACCTATATGGCAGCTACCCCCCCGGCACTCCAGCCCTCAAGGCCTACTGGGAGAGCACCTATGACGTGGCCGATGGCCCCAGTGGGCTCAGTGATGTCATGCTCACTGCTTACACCGCTTTCGCCCGCCTCAGCCTGCGCCACGCCGCCACCGCTGCGTCCCCACTGGCCAACCCACTCTGCAG GTTTGAGCCCAGGGGCTTGCCGTCCAGCGTGCACCTGTATTTCTATGACGACCATTTCCAGGGCTACTTGGTGACGCAGACGGTGCAGCCCTCAGCCCAGGGGCCGGCAGAGACGCTTGAGATGTGGCTGATGCCCCAGGGGTCGCTGAAGCTGTTGGGGCGCAGTGACCAGGCCAGCCGGCTCCAGAGTTTGGAG GTTGGCACCGAGTGGGACCCCAAAGAGCGTCTTTTCCGGAATTTTGGGGGGTTGCTGGGGCCGCTGGACGAGCCTGTGGCCATGCAGCGCTGGGCCCGAGGCCCCAACCTCACAGCCACTGTGGTGTGGATCGATCCCACCTACGTGGTGGCTACATCTTACGACATCGTGGTAGACGCGGAAACCGAGGTCACGCAGTACAAGCCCCCACTGAGCCGGCCCCTGCGGCCAGGGGCCTGGACTGTTCGACTGCTTCAGTTCTGGGAACCCCTGGGTGAGACCCGCTTCCTCGTGCTGCCCTTGACCTTCAACCGCAAACTACCTCTCAGGAAAG ATGATGCCAGCTGGCTGCACGCTGGGCCACCCCACAACGAGTATATGGAGCAGAGTTTCCAGGGACTCAGCGGCATCCTGAACCTGCCTCAGCCAGAGCCCGCAGAGGAGGCTGCCCGGCTGCATGCGGAGCTCACGGGCCCTGCGCTGGAGGCCTGGACAGATGGGGAACTAGGTGGCTTCTGGTCTGTGGCCGGACTGTGTGCCATGGGCCCCTCTACTTGTTCCTCCCTGGAGCTCTGCAGACTGACCAGCTGGAGCTCTCTGTTCCCCGACCCCAAATCAGAGCTGGGGCCTGTCAAACCAGATGGACGACTCAGGTAG
- the XYLT2 gene encoding xylosyltransferase 2 isoform X2 encodes MKFFGENFIFKKGRQKKPRPLDPGEGSKDTDSSAGRRGGVGRKHGRWRGRAESPGVPVAKVVRAVTSRHRTSRRIPPTPPPEAPGRQNLSGAAAGEALAGAAGFPHGDTGSVEGAPQPTDNSFTPKCEIVGKDALSALARASSKQCQQEIANVVCLHQAGSLMPKAVPRHCQRAGKMSPGIQWDDVRAQQPVDGPPVRIAYMLVVHGRAIRQLKRLLKAVYHEQHFFYIHVDKRSNYLHREVVELARQYDNVRVTPWRMVTIWGGASLLRMYLRSMQDLLEVPDWAWDFFINLSATDYPTRTNEELVAFLSKNRDKNFLKSHGRDNSRFIKKQGLDRLFHECDSHMWRLGERQIPAGIVVDGGSDWFVLTRSFVEYVVYTDDPLVAQLRQFYTYTLLPAESFFHTVLENSPACESLVDNNLRVTNWNRKLGCKCQYKHIVDWCGCSPNDFQPQDFLRLQQVSRPTFFARKFESTVNQEVLEILDFHLYGSYPPGTPALKAYWESTYDVADGPSGLSDVMLTAYTAFARLSLRHAATAASPLANPLCRFEPRGLPSSVHLYFYDDHFQGYLVTQTVQPSAQGPAETLEMWLMPQGSLKLLGRSDQASRLQSLEVGTEWDPKERLFRNFGGLLGPLDEPVAMQRWARGPNLTATVVWIDPTYVVATSYDIVVDAETEVTQYKPPLSRPLRPGAWTVRLLQFWEPLGETRFLVLPLTFNRKLPLRKDDASWLHAGPPHNEYMEQSFQGLSGILNLPQPEPAEEAARLHAELTGPALEAWTDGELGGFWSVAGLCAMGPSTCSSLELCRLTSWSSLFPDPKSELGPVKPDGRLR; translated from the exons ATGAAATTCTTTGGAGAgaactttattttcaaa aaaggaaggcagaagaAGCCACGGCCGCTAGACCCCGGTGAGGGCTCCAAGGACACAGACAGTTCAGCTGGGCGGCGGGGCGGCGTGGGCAGAAAGCATGGGCGCTGGCGGGGCCGTGCTGAGAGCCCCGGCGTGCCCGTGGCCAAGGTGGTACGGGCAGTAACCAGCCGGCACAGAACCAGCCGGCggatcccccccaccccgcccccggaGGCCCCAGGCCGCCAGAACCTGAGTGGGGCAGCAGCCGGGGAGGCGCTGGCTGGGGCGGCTGGCTTCCCACACGGAGACACAGGGAGTGTGGAGGGCGCCCCCCAGCCCACAGACAACAGCTTCACGCCCAAGTGTGAGATCGTGGGCAAGGATGCTCTATCTGCACTGGCCCGGGCCAGCTCCAAGCAGTGCCAGCAGGAGATCGCCAACGTGGTGTGCCTGCACCAGGCCGGGAGCCTCATGCCCAAGGCTGTGCCCCGGCACTGCCAGCGGGCTG GGAAGATGAGCCCCGGCATCCAGTGGGACGACGTTCGGGCCCAGCAGCCTGTGGATGGCCCCCCAGTACGAATCGCCTACATGCTGGTGGTCCACGGCCGCGCCATCCGCCAGCTGAAGCGTCTCCTCAAGGCTGTCTACCACGAGCAGCACTTCTTCTACATCCACGTGGACAAG CGCTCCAACTACCTGCACCGAGAGGTGGTAGAGCTGGCCCGGCAGTATGATAACGTGCGGGTGACGCCCTGGCGCATGGTCACCATCTGGGGTGGAGCCAGCCTGCTGAGGATGTACCTGCGGAGCATGCAGGACCTGCTGGAGGTGCCCGACTGGGCCTGGGACTTCTTCATCAACCTCAGTGCCACTGACTACCCGACCAG GACCAACGAGGAGCTGGTAGCTTTCCTGTCCAAGAACCGGGACAAGAATTTCCTCAAGTCGCATGGCCGGGACAACTCCAG GTTCATCAAGAAACAGGGCCTGGACCGGCTCTTCCACGAGTGCGACTCGCACATGTGGCGTCTGGGCGAGCGGCAGATCCCAGCGGGCATCGTGGTGGATGGCGGCTCTGACTGGTTCGTGCTAACGCGCAGCTTCGTGGAGTATGTGGTGTACACAGACGACCCACTTGTGGCCCAGCTACGTCAGTTCTACACGTACACGCTGCTCCCAGCCGAG TCCTTCTTCCACACGGTGCTGGAGAACAGCCCAGCCTGCGAGAGCCTCGTGGACAACAACCTGCGGGTCACCAACTGGAACCGCAAGCTGGGCTGCAAGTGTCAGTACAAGCACATCGTGGACTGGTGCGGCTGCTCCCCCAACGACTTCCAGCCGCAGGACTTCCTACGGCTGCAG CAAGTCTCCAGACCGACCTTCTTCGCCCGGAAGTTTGAGTCGACTGTGAACCAGGAGGTATTGGAAATCCTGGACTTCCACCTATATGGCAGCTACCCCCCCGGCACTCCAGCCCTCAAGGCCTACTGGGAGAGCACCTATGACGTGGCCGATGGCCCCAGTGGGCTCAGTGATGTCATGCTCACTGCTTACACCGCTTTCGCCCGCCTCAGCCTGCGCCACGCCGCCACCGCTGCGTCCCCACTGGCCAACCCACTCTGCAG GTTTGAGCCCAGGGGCTTGCCGTCCAGCGTGCACCTGTATTTCTATGACGACCATTTCCAGGGCTACTTGGTGACGCAGACGGTGCAGCCCTCAGCCCAGGGGCCGGCAGAGACGCTTGAGATGTGGCTGATGCCCCAGGGGTCGCTGAAGCTGTTGGGGCGCAGTGACCAGGCCAGCCGGCTCCAGAGTTTGGAG GTTGGCACCGAGTGGGACCCCAAAGAGCGTCTTTTCCGGAATTTTGGGGGGTTGCTGGGGCCGCTGGACGAGCCTGTGGCCATGCAGCGCTGGGCCCGAGGCCCCAACCTCACAGCCACTGTGGTGTGGATCGATCCCACCTACGTGGTGGCTACATCTTACGACATCGTGGTAGACGCGGAAACCGAGGTCACGCAGTACAAGCCCCCACTGAGCCGGCCCCTGCGGCCAGGGGCCTGGACTGTTCGACTGCTTCAGTTCTGGGAACCCCTGGGTGAGACCCGCTTCCTCGTGCTGCCCTTGACCTTCAACCGCAAACTACCTCTCAGGAAAG ATGATGCCAGCTGGCTGCACGCTGGGCCACCCCACAACGAGTATATGGAGCAGAGTTTCCAGGGACTCAGCGGCATCCTGAACCTGCCTCAGCCAGAGCCCGCAGAGGAGGCTGCCCGGCTGCATGCGGAGCTCACGGGCCCTGCGCTGGAGGCCTGGACAGATGGGGAACTAGGTGGCTTCTGGTCTGTGGCCGGACTGTGTGCCATGGGCCCCTCTACTTGTTCCTCCCTGGAGCTCTGCAGACTGACCAGCTGGAGCTCTCTGTTCCCCGACCCCAAATCAGAGCTGGGGCCTGTCAAACCAGATGGACGACTCAGGTAG